Proteins encoded within one genomic window of Rhodobacteraceae bacterium LMO-JJ12:
- a CDS encoding mechanosensitive ion channel, which yields MTEHTSATPQSAAPATTSAQEAQEIAYSLADQAQVFLKGLLRPWNAYQVGIAIAIFLLAWGIALLLSPRFREWLRTRENWPKWRLRLMLMLEKRLRLVFFVCLLWPTVWIMREITWPSRTFLLGGIAKLAVAWLLIALVSRLITNGFLRTMVRYASWTWATLVILGLTSEARSLLDSAAIDLGNLHLSLWLLIQAAVTLSVLFFVARFVSRTTTAGLKRNEDISPSMQVLAVKFLQVALYGIAGYIGLKAIGVDLTGLAVLSGAIGVGLGFGLQKVVSNLVSGVIILLDKSIKPGDVISLGETFGWIDTLSARYTSVVTRDGKEYLIPNEDLITGQVVNWSHTNDFVRLDIKFGTSYGDDPHKVRALAIETAKGVTRVLTSKPPVCHIIGFGDSSVDYVLRFWIRDPSQGLTNIRGNVYLALWDAFHENGISIPFPQREVRLLGEDADPPPKS from the coding sequence ATGACAGAACATACCTCCGCGACCCCCCAATCAGCCGCCCCAGCGACGACTTCGGCGCAGGAAGCGCAGGAAATCGCGTATTCGCTGGCCGATCAGGCCCAGGTATTCCTGAAAGGTCTCCTGCGCCCCTGGAACGCCTATCAGGTGGGGATCGCTATCGCGATTTTCCTGCTGGCCTGGGGTATTGCACTCCTATTGTCACCGCGCTTTCGCGAATGGCTGCGCACCCGCGAAAACTGGCCCAAATGGCGACTCCGCCTGATGCTGATGCTAGAAAAGCGATTGCGGCTGGTCTTCTTCGTTTGCCTGCTTTGGCCCACAGTGTGGATCATGCGCGAAATCACCTGGCCTTCGCGCACGTTCCTGCTGGGGGGAATTGCCAAGCTGGCCGTGGCATGGCTGCTTATCGCGTTGGTTTCGCGTCTGATTACCAATGGTTTCCTGCGTACAATGGTGCGCTATGCCAGTTGGACATGGGCCACGCTGGTTATCCTCGGACTGACCAGCGAGGCCCGATCTCTGCTCGACAGCGCCGCCATCGACCTTGGCAATCTGCACCTGTCGTTGTGGCTGCTAATACAGGCGGCGGTCACACTCAGCGTGCTCTTCTTCGTCGCCCGCTTTGTGTCGCGCACCACTACCGCAGGTCTGAAACGCAACGAAGACATCAGCCCCTCGATGCAGGTGCTTGCAGTAAAATTCCTTCAGGTCGCCCTCTATGGCATCGCCGGTTATATCGGGCTCAAGGCAATTGGCGTCGACCTCACCGGGCTTGCGGTTTTATCTGGTGCCATTGGTGTCGGCCTTGGCTTTGGCTTGCAAAAAGTGGTGTCGAATCTGGTATCCGGCGTGATCATCCTGCTCGACAAGTCAATCAAACCGGGCGACGTGATCAGCCTAGGTGAAACCTTCGGCTGGATCGACACGCTCAGCGCGCGCTATACCTCTGTTGTCACGCGCGACGGCAAGGAATACCTGATCCCCAACGAAGATCTGATCACCGGTCAGGTGGTGAACTGGTCTCATACCAATGATTTTGTCAGACTCGATATCAAATTCGGCACATCCTACGGCGATGACCCTCACAAGGTTCGCGCTCTGGCCATCGAAACCGCCAAGGGCGTGACACGCGTGCTGACATCCAAGCCGCCAGTTTGTCATATCATCGGATTTGGCGACAGTTCCGTTGATTATGTCCTGCGATTCTGGATTCGCGATCCTTCTCAGGGCCTCACCAATATTCGGGGCAATGTCTATCTGGCTCTCTGGGATGCCTTTCATGAGAACGGCATTTCGATCCCCTTCCCGCAGCGCGAAGTGCGCCTGTTGGGCGAAGATGCCGACCCGCCCCCGAAGTCATAA
- the leuC gene encoding 3-isopropylmalate dehydratase large subunit, translating to MSPKTIYDKIWDAHVAHEAEDGTCLLYIDRHLVHEVTSPQAFEGLRMTGRTVRAPDKTIAVPDHNVPTTLDRANAETMTEDSRIQVEALDKNARDFGIHYYPVSDVRQGIVHIVGPEQGWTLPGMTVVCGDSHTATHGAFGALAHGIGTSEVEHVLATQTLIQKKSKNMKVEITGKLRPGVTAKDITLAVIGVTGTAGGTGYVIEYCGEAIRDLSMEGRMTVCNMAIEGGARAGLIAPDETTYEYVKGRPHAPKGAQWEAAMNWWKTLYTDDDAVFDKVITLKGEDIEPVVTWGTSPEDVLPITANVPSPEDYAGGKVEAVKRALDYMGLTPGQKLTDIEIDTVFIGSCTNGRIEDLRAAAAILKGKKIKPGMRAMIVPGSGLVRAQAEEEGLAEIFKEAGFEWRLAGCSMCLAMNPDQLAEGERCASTSNRNFEGRQGYKGRTHLVSPAMAAAAAVTGHLTDVREMM from the coding sequence ATGTCCCCCAAGACGATCTATGATAAAATCTGGGATGCTCATGTAGCCCATGAAGCCGAAGACGGCACCTGCTTGCTCTATATTGACCGACACCTCGTCCACGAGGTGACCAGCCCGCAAGCTTTTGAAGGACTGCGCATGACGGGTCGCACTGTGCGCGCGCCTGACAAGACTATTGCCGTGCCGGATCACAATGTGCCGACAACGCTGGATCGTGCCAATGCCGAAACGATGACCGAAGACAGCCGCATTCAGGTTGAAGCGCTGGACAAAAACGCCCGTGATTTCGGTATTCACTATTATCCGGTTAGCGACGTGCGCCAAGGGATCGTGCATATCGTTGGCCCTGAGCAGGGCTGGACGTTGCCCGGCATGACCGTGGTATGCGGTGACAGTCATACTGCGACGCATGGCGCATTTGGCGCGCTGGCGCATGGCATCGGCACGTCCGAGGTGGAGCATGTGCTTGCGACACAGACGCTGATCCAGAAGAAATCGAAGAACATGAAAGTCGAGATCACCGGCAAGTTGCGCCCCGGCGTTACGGCCAAGGATATCACCTTGGCGGTGATCGGTGTGACCGGCACGGCGGGCGGCACTGGCTATGTCATCGAATATTGCGGTGAAGCGATCCGCGATCTTTCGATGGAAGGCCGCATGACCGTCTGCAACATGGCGATTGAAGGCGGCGCACGCGCGGGCCTGATTGCGCCGGACGAGACAACTTATGAATATGTCAAAGGCCGCCCGCACGCCCCGAAGGGTGCGCAATGGGAGGCTGCGATGAACTGGTGGAAAACGCTTTATACCGATGACGACGCCGTTTTCGACAAGGTGATCACACTGAAGGGCGAAGATATCGAGCCGGTAGTGACATGGGGCACGTCGCCGGAAGATGTGCTGCCGATCACGGCCAATGTGCCCAGCCCGGAGGATTACGCGGGTGGCAAGGTTGAGGCCGTGAAGCGTGCGCTTGACTATATGGGGCTGACACCCGGTCAAAAGCTGACCGATATCGAGATCGATACGGTGTTCATCGGGTCCTGCACCAACGGGCGGATCGAAGATTTGCGCGCCGCTGCTGCCATTTTGAAAGGCAAGAAAATCAAACCGGGCATGCGGGCGATGATCGTGCCCGGTTCGGGGCTTGTGCGTGCGCAGGCCGAGGAAGAGGGGCTGGCCGAAATTTTCAAGGAAGCCGGTTTTGAATGGCGCCTTGCCGGGTGTTCGATGTGTCTGGCGATGAACCCAGATCAGTTGGCTGAAGGTGAACGCTGTGCGTCAACTTCGAACCGCAACTTTGAAGGGCGTCAGGGCTATAAGGGCCGCACCCATCTGGTGAGTCCCGCAATGGCGGCGGCGGCGGCGGTAACCGGGCATCTGACCGATGTGCGCGAGATGATGTAA
- a CDS encoding DUF308 domain-containing protein: MKPSAILILVGVLLFIGGVFAFANPLAASMAVTTLVGIAFLLGGVLQAWAAFQSDAAMLPGGRIWNGLWAVMGIVVGVWLLANPLEGVVSLTLLLGVVFLFTGIMRIMLGFGIAQAQTKWLLILSGVAGVVIGVLIFGNIAEAATTLLGLLLGIELLSQGVALLLLGFLGRKSGL, encoded by the coding sequence ATGAAGCCTTCTGCCATTCTGATTCTTGTAGGTGTGTTGCTGTTTATTGGCGGGGTCTTTGCCTTTGCCAATCCGTTGGCAGCGTCCATGGCTGTGACGACGCTCGTCGGGATCGCCTTTCTTCTTGGCGGTGTCTTGCAGGCTTGGGCGGCTTTTCAAAGCGATGCTGCGATGCTGCCCGGCGGGCGCATCTGGAACGGGCTTTGGGCCGTGATGGGAATCGTTGTCGGCGTCTGGCTTCTGGCCAACCCGCTGGAGGGCGTCGTTTCGCTGACGCTGCTTCTCGGCGTCGTGTTCCTGTTTACCGGGATCATGCGGATCATGTTGGGCTTTGGTATCGCACAGGCGCAGACAAAATGGCTGTTGATCCTGTCGGGAGTCGCCGGTGTGGTGATCGGCGTTCTGATCTTCGGCAACATCGCAGAGGCGGCCACGACGCTTCTGGGGCTTCTTTTGGGCATCGAATTGCTCTCGCAGGGTGTTGCGCTTCTTCTGCTTGGATTTTTGGGCCGCAAAAGCGGGCTTTGA
- the leuD gene encoding 3-isopropylmalate dehydratase small subunit: protein MDKFEKLSGIAAPMPLVNIDTDMIIPKVFLKTIKRSGLGVNLFDEMRYDRQGNEIADFVLNKPAYREAQILVAGDNFGCGSSREHAPWALADFGIKAVISTSFADIFYNNCFQNGILPIVLPQEAVDVLMADAEKGANARLDVDLEAQTVTSSDGEVFAFEVDAFKKHCLLKGLDDIGLTMEKTASIDTFEAQAAQTRPWV from the coding sequence ATGGACAAATTTGAAAAACTCTCGGGCATTGCGGCACCCATGCCGTTGGTGAATATCGACACCGATATGATCATCCCCAAGGTGTTCCTGAAAACGATCAAGCGCTCGGGGCTGGGTGTGAACCTGTTTGACGAGATGCGATATGATCGGCAAGGCAATGAGATCGCTGATTTCGTGTTGAACAAGCCAGCCTATCGCGAGGCGCAAATCCTGGTGGCCGGTGACAACTTCGGCTGTGGATCGTCGCGCGAACATGCGCCTTGGGCGCTGGCCGATTTTGGCATCAAGGCGGTGATTTCCACCTCTTTCGCAGACATTTTTTACAACAACTGTTTCCAGAACGGCATCCTGCCTATCGTCCTGCCGCAAGAGGCCGTGGATGTCTTGATGGCTGATGCGGAAAAGGGCGCCAATGCGCGGTTGGATGTGGATCTGGAAGCGCAGACCGTGACAAGCTCGGATGGCGAAGTATTCGCCTTCGAGGTGGATGCATTCAAGAAGCATTGCCTTCTCAAGGGGCTCGACGATATCGGGCTGACCATGGAGAAGACCGCGTCAATTGACACATTTGAGGCGCAAGCAGCGCAGACGCGTCCCTGGGTCTGA
- a CDS encoding endonuclease/exonuclease/phosphatase family protein, whose translation MILLALLWAALIPGLARTETLRIATFNTDLSRKGPGLLLRDILKGDEQAEAVAGVIAQAAPDVLILNGIDYDHEGLTLAALIERIASGGHKMSYRFAARPNSGWATELDLDGDGRRGDPGDAQGWGRFAGDGGMAVLSRYPIGAVRDLSGLIWAEQDWALLPMQDGTVFPSQAAIEIQRLSSVAHWVVPVDVAGRVLTLMAFHATPPVFDGPEDRNGKRNHDEIMLWRHLLDGRLGPAGGPVPETAFAVIGDANLDPVDGEGIKVAIRGLLGDKRLQDVRPASEGGRVAADPGHNGDAALDTVDWKGIEDGGGPGNLRVDYVLPSADLDVLGAGVVWPAPGQSGADLVRKASRHRLVWVDVGW comes from the coding sequence TTGATCTTGTTGGCGCTGCTTTGGGCGGCGTTGATACCTGGGCTTGCGCGGACCGAGACCCTGCGGATCGCGACTTTCAATACAGACCTTTCCCGCAAGGGGCCGGGGCTTTTGCTGCGGGATATCCTGAAGGGTGACGAACAGGCCGAAGCGGTTGCCGGGGTGATTGCCCAGGCCGCGCCCGATGTTCTGATTCTCAACGGCATCGACTACGACCATGAAGGGCTGACGCTTGCGGCGTTGATCGAGCGGATTGCATCGGGCGGGCACAAGATGTCGTATCGGTTTGCGGCACGGCCCAACAGCGGCTGGGCGACGGAACTCGATCTTGATGGCGACGGAAGGCGTGGTGACCCTGGTGATGCGCAGGGTTGGGGCCGTTTTGCAGGAGATGGCGGTATGGCGGTATTGTCGCGCTATCCTATCGGTGCGGTGCGCGATTTGAGCGGATTGATCTGGGCCGAACAGGACTGGGCCTTGTTGCCCATGCAAGACGGGACGGTCTTTCCGTCGCAGGCTGCTATAGAGATACAGCGCTTGTCATCGGTGGCGCATTGGGTGGTGCCTGTGGATGTGGCGGGGCGGGTGCTGACCCTGATGGCGTTTCACGCCACACCGCCGGTGTTTGACGGCCCCGAGGACCGTAACGGCAAGCGCAATCATGATGAGATCATGCTGTGGCGGCATTTGCTTGATGGCAGGCTGGGACCGGCGGGTGGGCCTGTCCCAGAAACTGCGTTTGCGGTCATCGGTGATGCCAATCTCGATCCGGTGGATGGCGAGGGGATCAAAGTGGCGATACGTGGATTGCTTGGCGATAAGCGGTTGCAGGATGTGCGCCCGGCCAGCGAGGGGGGCAGGGTGGCAGCGGATCCTGGCCACAACGGCGATGCGGCGTTGGATACCGTCGATTGGAAGGGCATCGAAGATGGTGGCGGGCCGGGCAATCTGCGGGTGGATTACGTGTTGCCTTCTGCCGATCTGGACGTGTTGGGCGCGGGCGTTGTCTGGCCCGCGCCCGGGCAGTCAGGCGCTGATCTGGTGCGCAAGGCCAGCCGGCATCGGCTTGTCTGGGTGGATGTCGGCTGGTAG
- a CDS encoding sugar nucleotide-binding protein has protein sequence MAKTALILGASGKVGTHAARALESTGWSIRRYDRKTDDMTQAAMGADIIVNGLNPPNYHNWSEIIPAITEQVIAAAKASGSSVIIPGNVYHFGATGGEWSETTPPSPCSRKGKIRLDMERAYRDSGVQTIILRAGNWIDPEHNSDIFSVLALRSIKSGKITVPGDPDTIQSHAFLPDWARALQMLAEKREQLSQFEDIPFPGHAFTFNELKTALEHELMRPLALSRFPWWALRLTTPVWELARELVEMRYLWNTPHTLSPTRFNALLPDFAPTPMREVMLAALPADIHPDKPMPAGLAHQISA, from the coding sequence ATGGCCAAAACCGCTCTCATCCTCGGCGCATCAGGCAAGGTCGGCACACATGCCGCCCGTGCCCTCGAATCTACCGGTTGGAGCATCCGCCGCTACGACCGCAAGACCGACGACATGACCCAAGCTGCCATGGGTGCCGACATCATCGTCAACGGGCTCAACCCACCCAATTATCATAATTGGTCCGAGATCATTCCCGCGATCACTGAACAGGTGATTGCCGCCGCCAAAGCCTCCGGTTCCAGCGTGATCATTCCCGGCAATGTTTATCATTTCGGCGCAACGGGCGGCGAATGGTCCGAAACCACGCCACCCAGCCCCTGCTCCCGCAAAGGCAAAATCCGCCTCGATATGGAGCGGGCCTATCGCGACAGTGGCGTGCAAACCATCATTCTGCGCGCGGGCAATTGGATCGACCCCGAACACAACAGTGATATCTTCAGCGTCCTGGCGCTGCGATCGATCAAGTCCGGCAAAATAACGGTGCCCGGCGACCCCGATACGATCCAGTCCCACGCCTTTTTGCCCGATTGGGCCCGCGCATTGCAAATGTTGGCCGAGAAACGCGAACAACTCTCGCAGTTCGAAGACATCCCCTTTCCCGGTCACGCCTTCACATTCAACGAATTAAAAACCGCCCTCGAGCACGAGTTGATGCGCCCGCTGGCACTGTCACGTTTCCCATGGTGGGCGTTGCGACTGACGACCCCGGTCTGGGAACTCGCCCGCGAACTTGTCGAGATGCGCTATCTCTGGAACACGCCGCATACCCTCTCACCCACTCGCTTCAACGCGCTTCTGCCCGATTTCGCGCCCACCCCGATGCGCGAGGTTATGCTTGCCGCGCTACCAGCCGACATCCACCCAGACAAGCCGATGCCGGCTGGCCTTGCGCACCAGATCAGCGCCTGA
- a CDS encoding LysR family transcriptional regulator encodes MDKALDKLDWALIQAFLAVAEEGSLSAAARRLGASQPTLGRQIKAVEVELGLDLFRRHPKGLELSEAGAALVAPARAMREAMREIALFAAGQEAGLAGAVRITASEMVSHHVLPPILARIRQETPDVEVELAPTDTTENLLYREADIAVRMYRPEQLDVVARYLGEIELGMFSSKAYLARCGIPKGPEEMQEHDLVGYDRSELIIRGMREAGFAIGREDFKTRCDCQTTYWELVRAGCGIGFGQAMVARADPDMVEIDLGVPLPSLPVWLAAHQGLRHTPRVRLVWGMLVDGLSEVVSLKKEVSG; translated from the coding sequence ATGGATAAAGCGTTAGACAAACTCGACTGGGCGTTGATTCAGGCCTTTCTGGCGGTGGCGGAAGAGGGTTCGCTGAGCGCAGCAGCCCGCCGATTGGGAGCCAGCCAGCCGACATTAGGGCGCCAGATCAAGGCCGTTGAGGTTGAATTGGGGCTGGACCTGTTCCGGCGGCATCCGAAAGGGCTGGAGTTGAGTGAGGCAGGCGCGGCGCTGGTTGCTCCGGCGCGTGCGATGCGTGAGGCGATGCGTGAGATCGCACTTTTTGCGGCGGGGCAGGAGGCGGGATTGGCGGGTGCCGTGCGGATTACGGCGTCGGAAATGGTGTCGCACCACGTGTTGCCGCCGATCCTGGCCCGGATCAGACAAGAGACGCCGGACGTCGAAGTGGAATTGGCGCCAACTGATACCACGGAAAACCTGCTCTATCGTGAGGCCGATATCGCGGTGCGGATGTATCGGCCCGAGCAGTTGGATGTTGTGGCTCGGTATCTGGGAGAGATCGAATTGGGGATGTTTTCATCCAAGGCCTATCTGGCGCGTTGCGGAATCCCGAAAGGGCCAGAGGAAATGCAAGAGCATGATCTGGTGGGGTACGACCGTAGCGAACTAATCATTCGAGGGATGCGTGAGGCCGGGTTTGCGATCGGTCGGGAGGATTTCAAGACTCGATGCGACTGTCAGACCACCTATTGGGAATTGGTGCGAGCGGGATGTGGTATCGGGTTTGGCCAAGCAATGGTGGCACGGGCCGATCCGGACATGGTGGAGATCGATCTCGGGGTTCCGTTGCCGAGCCTGCCCGTCTGGCTGGCCGCGCATCAGGGATTGCGCCATACGCCGAGGGTGCGGCTGGTCTGGGGGATGCTTGTCGATGGGCTGAGTGAGGTTGTGAGTTTGAAAAAGGAGGTCTCGGGGTGA
- the leuB gene encoding 3-isopropylmalate dehydrogenase: MSNPSLLILPGDGIGPEVMVEVRKIIDWYGAKRDMPFDVSEDLVGGSAYDKHGVPLADETMAKAQEVDAVLLGAVGGPKYDNLDFSVKPERGLLRLRKEMDLFANLRPAQCFDALADFSSLKHDVIAGLDIMIVRELTSGVYFGEPRGIFEEGNERVGINTQRYTESEIDRVARSAFELARKRGNKVCSMEKANVMESGILWREVVQKVHDEDYPDVELSHMYADAGAMQLTRAPKQFDVIVTDNLFGDILSDVAAMLTGSLGMLPSASLGAPMANGRPKALYEPVHGSAPDIAGQGKANPIACILSFAMALRYSFDQGAEADRLEKAVEDVLADGLRTADLLGEEGKTPVSTAEMGDAIVAKLEASL; this comes from the coding sequence ATGAGCAACCCCTCGCTTCTCATCCTGCCCGGTGACGGGATCGGCCCCGAAGTCATGGTCGAAGTGCGCAAGATCATCGATTGGTACGGTGCCAAGCGCGACATGCCGTTTGACGTAAGCGAAGACCTCGTGGGTGGCTCGGCCTATGACAAGCATGGCGTGCCGCTGGCCGATGAAACAATGGCCAAGGCGCAAGAGGTGGACGCGGTATTGCTTGGCGCCGTGGGCGGGCCGAAATACGACAATCTTGATTTCAGCGTAAAGCCCGAGCGCGGGTTGCTCAGGCTACGCAAGGAGATGGACCTGTTTGCCAACCTGCGTCCCGCCCAGTGTTTCGACGCGCTGGCCGATTTTTCGTCGCTCAAGCACGATGTGATTGCCGGGCTCGACATCATGATTGTGCGCGAGCTGACTTCGGGCGTCTATTTCGGAGAACCGCGCGGGATTTTTGAGGAAGGCAACGAACGCGTAGGGATCAATACCCAGCGTTACACCGAGAGCGAGATCGACCGCGTGGCACGCTCGGCGTTTGAGCTGGCACGCAAGCGGGGTAACAAGGTCTGCTCGATGGAGAAGGCCAATGTGATGGAAAGCGGCATTCTGTGGCGTGAAGTCGTGCAGAAGGTGCATGATGAGGATTACCCGGATGTCGAGCTGAGCCACATGTATGCCGATGCGGGCGCGATGCAGTTGACCCGCGCGCCCAAGCAATTCGACGTGATCGTGACCGACAACCTTTTCGGCGATATCCTGAGCGACGTGGCGGCGATGCTGACCGGTTCGCTTGGGATGCTGCCCTCGGCTTCTCTCGGGGCGCCGATGGCGAATGGCCGGCCCAAGGCGCTTTACGAGCCGGTGCATGGCTCGGCGCCTGATATTGCCGGACAGGGCAAGGCCAATCCGATCGCCTGTATCCTGAGCTTTGCCATGGCGCTGCGCTATTCCTTCGATCAGGGGGCAGAGGCCGACCGACTTGAGAAAGCGGTTGAGGATGTTCTGGCCGATGGGTTGCGCACCGCCGATCTGTTGGGCGAAGAAGGCAAGACGCCGGTGTCGACTGCTGAAATGGGCGACGCAATTGTTGCCAAGCTTGAAGCGTCACTCTGA
- a CDS encoding MoaD/ThiS family protein yields MVAVRLWGALAELADGTPEVEVDATNLRELLAQLEEKYPALRPQLARGVSVSIDGKIYNDTWATPIRPDSEVVLLNRLVGG; encoded by the coding sequence ATGGTTGCGGTTCGTCTCTGGGGTGCTCTGGCAGAACTCGCTGATGGCACTCCAGAGGTCGAGGTCGACGCCACAAACCTGCGCGAACTGCTCGCCCAACTCGAAGAAAAATACCCCGCGCTTCGACCACAGCTCGCGCGCGGGGTTTCCGTTTCAATCGACGGCAAGATCTACAATGACACCTGGGCCACCCCGATCCGCCCCGACAGCGAAGTCGTGCTGCTCAACCGACTCGTCGGCGGTTAG
- a CDS encoding xanthine dehydrogenase family protein molybdopterin-binding subunit translates to MAKDEFQTREFKVVGTRPLRPDGIDKVTGRARFGADMTVPGMLWGAVLRSPHAHARIKNIDTSAAEVMKGVKAVVTRADFTHQPDDPSISDILDNCMAGEKALYDGHAIAAVAATSRSIARAALDAIQVDFEVLPHVIDVDEAMKPGAPVLHKGRQQENVPEGYSENVLSRTAYGHGEPETGFKSADLVIERIFKTAATHQGYIEPHACLATMGADGQGDLWVCTQGHYMVRNTCAAILGIEAGKLRVTASEIGGGFGGKTTVFLEPTALALSRKAGRPVKMVMTRDECFRASGPTSSSSITIKIGMTKDGKMTAATGEYRYQNGAFLGMNAMLGAMTGFAPYDLEHVRTSGWEVVTNRPKAAAYRAPGAPMAAFAVESVVDELCQKLNLDPIETRLKNAAREGTRAAYGPTYPAIGLEATLKAAQNHPHWSAPLGPNQGRGVACGFWFNFGGDTCVSLMINPDGTVSLSEGNPDIGGSRASMSMMAAEELGIPLEQVRTIIADTGSLGQNDVTDGSRVTFAVGLATIKAARHAIEIMKQRAAMNWGIDPDAVEWVDGAAQPAGPNAGKFPPMSVAEIAAIASKTGGPIAGHHEVTAEGAGVSFATHMVDTEVDPETGAVKVLRYSVFQDAGKAVHPAYVEGQFQGGAVQGIGWALNEEYIYGEDGRLQNAGFLDYRIPVASDLPMIEPVILEIPNPGHPYGVRGVGETSIVPPLAAIANSVSRGAGVRLTSLPMSPPKVLAAMKAQ, encoded by the coding sequence ATGGCCAAAGACGAATTCCAAACCCGCGAGTTCAAGGTTGTTGGCACGCGCCCCCTGCGTCCTGATGGCATTGACAAAGTCACGGGGCGCGCCCGTTTTGGCGCCGACATGACCGTACCAGGCATGCTCTGGGGTGCAGTCTTGCGCAGCCCTCATGCTCACGCCCGTATTAAAAACATCGACACCTCGGCCGCCGAGGTCATGAAGGGCGTGAAAGCTGTTGTCACCCGCGCCGACTTCACCCATCAGCCCGATGATCCATCAATTTCTGATATCCTCGACAATTGCATGGCAGGTGAAAAGGCGCTCTACGATGGTCATGCCATCGCTGCTGTCGCCGCCACGTCTCGTTCGATTGCACGCGCCGCGCTCGATGCGATCCAAGTCGACTTCGAAGTCCTGCCGCATGTCATTGATGTCGACGAGGCGATGAAACCCGGAGCGCCGGTCTTGCACAAAGGACGTCAGCAGGAAAACGTGCCCGAAGGCTATTCAGAAAACGTGCTCTCGCGCACCGCTTACGGCCATGGTGAGCCTGAGACCGGCTTTAAATCTGCTGATCTGGTGATAGAGCGCATCTTCAAGACCGCCGCCACCCACCAGGGCTATATCGAGCCACACGCGTGCCTCGCCACAATGGGTGCCGATGGCCAAGGCGATCTCTGGGTCTGCACTCAGGGCCACTACATGGTGCGCAACACCTGCGCCGCAATTCTCGGGATTGAAGCGGGCAAGCTGCGCGTCACAGCCTCGGAGATCGGCGGTGGCTTTGGCGGTAAGACCACCGTATTCCTTGAACCCACCGCGCTGGCGCTCTCGCGCAAGGCGGGGCGCCCAGTTAAAATGGTGATGACGCGCGACGAATGCTTCCGCGCCTCCGGTCCGACTTCATCAAGCTCGATCACCATCAAGATCGGCATGACCAAAGACGGCAAGATGACCGCCGCTACCGGCGAGTATCGCTACCAGAACGGCGCATTTCTCGGCATGAACGCCATGCTTGGGGCGATGACCGGGTTTGCACCATATGATCTCGAACATGTTCGTACTTCGGGCTGGGAGGTTGTCACCAACCGACCCAAGGCCGCCGCCTATCGCGCACCCGGTGCGCCGATGGCTGCCTTTGCCGTCGAGTCGGTCGTTGACGAGTTGTGCCAGAAGCTCAATCTCGACCCGATCGAGACCCGCCTCAAAAACGCCGCCCGCGAAGGCACGCGCGCCGCCTATGGCCCCACCTATCCGGCCATCGGGCTCGAAGCGACATTGAAAGCAGCACAAAACCACCCGCACTGGTCGGCACCGCTTGGCCCCAATCAAGGACGCGGCGTGGCTTGTGGCTTCTGGTTCAACTTCGGCGGCGATACCTGTGTGTCGTTGATGATCAACCCCGATGGCACCGTGTCGCTCTCCGAAGGTAATCCCGATATCGGCGGCTCGCGCGCATCAATGTCGATGATGGCCGCCGAAGAATTGGGCATTCCGCTGGAACAGGTCCGCACCATCATCGCCGATACCGGTAGCTTGGGTCAGAACGACGTGACCGACGGATCCCGCGTCACCTTCGCCGTCGGCCTCGCCACGATCAAGGCTGCACGCCATGCCATCGAGATCATGAAACAGCGCGCGGCAATGAACTGGGGCATTGATCCCGATGCCGTCGAATGGGTCGATGGCGCAGCCCAACCTGCCGGACCAAACGCCGGTAAATTCCCGCCGATGAGCGTGGCCGAAATCGCCGCCATCGCCTCCAAGACAGGCGGACCGATTGCCGGGCATCACGAGGTCACGGCCGAAGGTGCCGGGGTCAGCTTCGCGACCCATATGGTCGATACCGAGGTCGACCCGGAGACCGGCGCGGTCAAGGTCTTGCGCTATAGCGTATTTCAGGATGCAGGAAAGGCGGTGCATCCTGCCTATGTCGAAGGACAATTCCAGGGTGGTGCCGTTCAGGGCATCGGCTGGGCGCTGAACGAGGAATACATCTATGGCGAGGATGGCCGACTGCAAAACGCAGGTTTCCTCGACTATCGCATTCCCGTCGCCTCCGACCTGCCGATGATCGAACCAGTGATCCTCGAAATCCCCAACCCCGGCCATCCCTACGGCGTGCGCGGCGTTGGCGAAACTTCGATCGTGCCGCCGTTGGCGGCTATCGCCAATTCGGTCTCGCGTGGCGCGGGGGTCCGCCTCACTTCCTTGCCGATGTCCCCGCCCAAGGTTCTGGCGGCAATGAAGGCGCAATAA